gacatcccataataacagCACATGTTCATCAAGAACAGATCTTCATCCTGGTGATGTAACATCTCACAGGGATCCTGGAAATGTCCTCGTCAACCTTCAGCAGCACAGCGGCGTCAGGTCTTCTTCTGGGTGGGGGGACAGACGCAGGAGGTCTCTGGAGGTCCTGGAGTACCCGCCGGGGGACAGCAGCGTGATGAAGCTCCTGGTCTTCTCCAGGAGGTCCTGAACGCTCACGCCGCCCTGCAGGTGGGCTTCC
This sequence is a window from Antennarius striatus isolate MH-2024 chromosome 5, ASM4005453v1, whole genome shotgun sequence. Protein-coding genes within it:
- the si:ch211-193l2.6 gene encoding uncharacterized protein si:ch211-193l2.6, which gives rise to MSPYADLHLQDSVKEQLFRWKLHTLDRKCCSGVEKLRAVMEAHLQGGVSVQDLLEKTRSFITLLSPGGYSRTSRDLLRLSPHPEEDLTPLCC